From one Marinobacter sp. LV10MA510-1 genomic stretch:
- the rimP gene encoding ribosome maturation factor RimP, whose product MSAKIKQLEDILRPVVEGLGYEYWGIEFRARGHESLLRLFIDDVEKGIGIEDCEKVSRQVSSVMDVEDPIQSEYTLEVSSPGMDRPLFELAQYQAFVGHKVQIRLRMAFEGRRKFQGLLNGIEGEDVIVVVDDHEYLLPFDSIDKANIVPVFE is encoded by the coding sequence TTGTCAGCCAAGATCAAACAGTTGGAAGACATTCTGCGGCCGGTGGTTGAAGGCCTCGGCTATGAATACTGGGGCATTGAATTCCGCGCTCGCGGCCACGAATCACTGTTGCGGCTTTTTATTGACGACGTCGAAAAAGGCATCGGCATTGAAGACTGCGAAAAAGTCAGTCGCCAGGTCAGCAGTGTTATGGATGTGGAAGACCCTATACAAAGCGAATACACGCTGGAAGTGTCATCGCCTGGAATGGATCGTCCGCTGTTCGAATTGGCTCAGTATCAGGCGTTCGTCGGGCACAAAGTGCAAATTCGTTTGCGTATGGCCTTTGAAGGCCGGCGCAAGTTCCAGGGTTTGCTGAACGGTATTGAAGGCGAAGATGTAATTGTGGTGGTAGATGACCACGAGTATCTGTTGCCATTCGACAGTATCGACAAGGCGAACATCGTTCCGGTATTCGAGTGA
- the secG gene encoding preprotein translocase subunit SecG, giving the protein MDLMETLVVVLHVVIAVALVGLVLIQQGKGADAGAAFGGGASQTVFGSQGSGSFLTRFTTFLAIAFFVTSFSLAIFAKQRAEVAGEAGIPTVQESQPSAVDPASETDGGQSDLPGLE; this is encoded by the coding sequence ATGGATTTAATGGAAACTTTGGTCGTTGTCCTGCACGTGGTTATTGCCGTGGCCCTGGTGGGCCTGGTTCTGATCCAGCAAGGCAAGGGCGCTGACGCCGGTGCAGCCTTTGGTGGCGGAGCATCGCAGACCGTATTTGGTAGCCAGGGTAGCGGTAGCTTTTTAACCCGCTTTACGACCTTTTTGGCCATTGCGTTCTTTGTAACAAGTTTCTCGTTGGCGATTTTTGCCAAGCAGCGCGCGGAAGTAGCGGGTGAAGCCGGTATTCCGACGGTTCAGGAATCCCAGCCTTCCGCTGTAGATCCTGCCAGCGAAACCGACGGCGGGCAGAGCGATCTGCCTGGCCTGGAGTAA
- the carB gene encoding carbamoyl-phosphate synthase large subunit, translating to MPKRTDIKSILILGAGPIVIGQACEFDYSGAQACKALREEGYRVILVNSNPATIMTDPAMADATYIEPIIWSTVAKIIEKEKPDALLPTMGGQTALNCALDLEKHGVLAKYGVEMIGANADTIDKAEDRSRFDKAMKSIGLECPRADIAHNLEEAHRIAEKVGFPCIIRPSFTMGGSGGGIAYNRDEFEEICIRGLDLSPTSELLIDESLIGWKEYEMEVVRDKNDNCIIVCAIENFDAMGVHTGDSITVAPAQTLTDKEYQIMRNASLAVLREIGVETGGSNVQFGIHPDTGRMVVIEMNPRVSRSSALASKATGFPIAKVAAKLAIGYTLDELKNDITGGVTPASFEPSIDYVVTKIPRFTFEKFPQADARLTTQMKSVGEVMAIGRTFQESLQKALRGLEVGSDGFDEQLEEFDSEDSRQTLTRELNVPGAERIWYIGDAFRAGQSVADIFRQTHVDPWYLVQIEDLIKEEQALQAFGKTELDHATMFRLKRKGFSDARLAKLMGVKEDAFRAMRHGLGIRPVYKRVDTCAAEFASDTAYMYSSYEEECESKPTDREKIVVIGGGPNRIGQGIEFDYCCVHAALAMREDGYETIMINCNPETVSTDYDTSDRLYFEPITLEDVLEIIHVEKPKGVIVQYGGQTPLKLARGLEAAGVPIIGTSPDAIDCAEDRERFQKLITGLGLKQPENATVRSHEEGIIAARKIGYPLVVRPSYVLGGRAMEIVYGEAELERYMRSAVLVSNDSPVLLDHFLNAAIEVDIDAICDGKDVVIGGIMQHIEQAGIHSGDSACSLPPYSLPADVQNAMRDAVKQMALALNVVGLMNVQLAWQDGDIYVIEVNPRASRTVPFVSKAIGVSLAKVAARVMAGTSLADQGFTQEIIPAHYSVKESVFPFNKFPAVDPILGPEMKSTGEVMGIGDSFDEAFGKAVLAAGERLPSTGVAFMSLRDVDKHGAEHVARSLVECGFKIIATTGTAAALRKAGVEVALVNKVHEGRPHIVDAIKNGKVQLVINTTDGRKAVSDSSQIRQSALQAKISYTTTLAGGEAFCRAIKFGPERTVRRLQDLHSGK from the coding sequence ATGCCAAAACGTACCGACATTAAAAGCATCCTGATCCTGGGAGCAGGCCCCATCGTGATCGGGCAGGCGTGTGAATTCGACTATTCCGGCGCTCAGGCCTGTAAGGCTCTGCGCGAGGAGGGCTACCGGGTGATACTGGTTAACTCCAACCCGGCTACCATTATGACCGACCCGGCCATGGCCGATGCCACCTACATCGAGCCGATTATCTGGTCAACGGTTGCCAAGATTATCGAAAAAGAAAAGCCCGATGCCCTGCTGCCGACCATGGGCGGGCAAACTGCGTTGAACTGTGCGTTGGATCTGGAAAAGCACGGCGTACTGGCGAAGTACGGCGTTGAAATGATCGGTGCCAACGCCGATACCATCGACAAAGCTGAAGACCGCAGTCGTTTTGACAAGGCTATGAAATCCATTGGCCTTGAATGTCCCCGTGCCGACATCGCTCACAATCTGGAAGAAGCCCACCGCATTGCCGAAAAGGTTGGCTTTCCTTGCATTATTCGCCCTTCGTTCACCATGGGCGGCTCCGGCGGCGGTATTGCGTACAACCGTGACGAATTCGAAGAAATCTGCATTCGCGGGCTGGATCTGTCGCCCACCAGCGAACTGCTGATCGACGAATCCCTGATCGGCTGGAAAGAATACGAAATGGAAGTGGTGCGTGACAAAAACGATAACTGCATTATCGTTTGCGCCATTGAAAACTTCGACGCCATGGGCGTGCACACCGGCGATTCCATTACCGTGGCACCGGCGCAGACCCTGACCGACAAAGAATACCAAATCATGCGTAACGCCTCGCTGGCGGTTCTGCGTGAAATTGGTGTGGAAACCGGCGGCTCTAACGTGCAGTTTGGCATTCATCCGGACACCGGCCGCATGGTGGTGATCGAGATGAACCCGCGGGTATCGCGCTCCTCGGCGCTGGCGTCTAAGGCCACCGGCTTTCCCATTGCCAAAGTGGCGGCCAAGCTGGCGATCGGTTACACCCTGGACGAACTGAAGAACGACATTACCGGCGGTGTTACTCCGGCTTCGTTCGAACCCAGCATTGATTACGTGGTGACCAAGATTCCACGGTTCACTTTCGAGAAATTCCCCCAGGCCGACGCCCGCCTGACCACCCAGATGAAATCGGTGGGTGAGGTGATGGCCATTGGTCGCACATTTCAGGAATCGTTGCAGAAAGCCCTGCGCGGGCTGGAAGTGGGTTCTGACGGCTTTGATGAACAGCTGGAAGAGTTTGACAGCGAAGACAGCCGGCAAACCCTGACCCGCGAGCTCAATGTGCCCGGTGCCGAGCGTATCTGGTACATAGGTGATGCCTTCCGCGCTGGACAGAGTGTGGCGGATATATTCCGCCAGACCCACGTAGACCCCTGGTACCTGGTGCAGATTGAAGACCTGATTAAAGAAGAGCAGGCGCTGCAAGCATTTGGAAAAACCGAGTTGGACCATGCCACAATGTTCCGTTTGAAGCGCAAAGGCTTCTCGGATGCGCGTCTGGCGAAGCTGATGGGAGTGAAAGAAGACGCCTTCCGCGCTATGCGCCACGGCTTGGGTATTCGCCCGGTGTATAAACGTGTAGACACCTGTGCTGCGGAATTTGCCTCAGACACGGCCTACATGTATTCCAGCTATGAAGAAGAATGCGAGTCGAAACCGACTGACCGCGAAAAGATCGTGGTGATTGGCGGCGGCCCCAACCGTATTGGTCAGGGCATTGAGTTTGACTACTGCTGCGTACATGCGGCTCTGGCGATGCGTGAAGATGGTTATGAAACCATCATGATCAACTGCAACCCGGAAACCGTGTCGACCGATTACGATACTTCTGACCGCCTGTATTTTGAGCCGATCACCCTGGAAGACGTGCTGGAAATTATCCACGTTGAAAAACCCAAAGGTGTGATTGTGCAGTACGGTGGCCAAACCCCGTTGAAGCTGGCCCGCGGCCTGGAAGCCGCTGGCGTGCCTATCATCGGCACCAGCCCGGACGCCATTGACTGCGCCGAAGACCGCGAGCGGTTCCAGAAGCTGATCACCGGCCTGGGCCTGAAGCAGCCCGAGAACGCCACCGTGCGCAGTCACGAAGAAGGCATTATTGCCGCCCGCAAGATTGGCTACCCGCTGGTGGTCCGCCCGTCTTACGTGCTGGGCGGCCGCGCCATGGAAATTGTCTATGGCGAAGCCGAGCTTGAGCGTTACATGCGCAGTGCTGTGCTGGTGTCCAACGACAGCCCGGTATTGTTGGACCACTTCCTGAACGCCGCGATTGAGGTGGATATAGACGCCATCTGCGACGGCAAAGACGTGGTCATTGGCGGTATCATGCAGCACATAGAGCAGGCCGGCATTCACTCCGGTGACTCGGCGTGTTCACTGCCACCCTACAGCTTGCCCGCAGATGTTCAGAACGCCATGCGTGACGCTGTCAAACAGATGGCGCTGGCGTTGAACGTGGTCGGCCTGATGAACGTGCAGCTGGCATGGCAAGACGGCGACATTTACGTGATTGAAGTGAATCCGCGCGCGTCGCGTACTGTGCCGTTCGTGTCCAAGGCCATCGGCGTGTCTTTGGCCAAAGTGGCCGCGCGCGTTATGGCGGGCACATCGTTGGCGGATCAGGGCTTTACTCAGGAAATTATACCGGCGCATTACTCGGTGAAAGAGTCGGTGTTCCCGTTTAACAAGTTCCCAGCGGTTGACCCAATCCTGGGGCCGGAAATGAAGTCCACCGGCGAGGTGATGGGAATTGGCGACAGCTTTGACGAAGCCTTCGGCAAAGCCGTGCTGGCCGCTGGCGAGCGCCTGCCATCCACGGGCGTTGCCTTCATGTCACTGCGCGATGTCGACAAGCATGGTGCCGAGCACGTAGCGCGTTCGCTGGTTGAATGCGGTTTCAAGATAATTGCAACCACCGGCACCGCCGCAGCCCTGCGTAAAGCGGGCGTGGAGGTAGCGTTGGTGAACAAGGTTCACGAAGGTCGCCCGCACATTGTGGATGCTATCAAAAATGGCAAGGTCCAGCTGGTGATCAATACCACCGACGGCCGTAAAGCGGTGTCGGATTCGTCCCAGATCCGCCAGTCCGCGTTGCAGGCTAAAATCAGTTACACCACCACCCTGGCAGGTGGCGAAGCCTTCTGTCGGGCCATCAAGTTTGGTCCGGAGCGTACGGTTCGCCGCCTTCAGGATTTGCACTCAGGAAAATAA
- the tpiA gene encoding triose-phosphate isomerase, protein MRRRIVAGNWKMNGSHNLVAELVGPVAHQVRELGIEAVVFPPALYVSAVIKAADNAMAVGVQNVSEKAQGAYTGEISAPMAADIGCRYGLVGHSERRQLFGETDAQVAVKTEQLLGAGLSAIVCVGETLEQREAGRAEAIVATQVREGLGKVTPEQWGQVVVAYEPVWAIGTGKTATSEDAQAMHKAIRGVLENMGAPAESISLLYGGSVKADNASALFAEPDIDGGLIGGASLSAIDFVSICQALPADTHR, encoded by the coding sequence ATGCGTCGTCGCATTGTAGCCGGAAACTGGAAGATGAACGGGTCTCACAACCTAGTTGCCGAGTTGGTGGGCCCGGTCGCACATCAGGTGCGTGAACTGGGTATTGAGGCGGTTGTCTTCCCGCCTGCGCTCTATGTTTCCGCGGTGATCAAGGCTGCTGATAACGCAATGGCAGTGGGCGTGCAAAATGTCAGCGAAAAGGCGCAGGGCGCCTATACCGGCGAGATTTCCGCGCCTATGGCCGCCGATATCGGTTGCCGTTACGGTCTGGTGGGTCACTCCGAGCGACGTCAGCTGTTTGGCGAAACCGATGCCCAGGTAGCGGTGAAAACCGAGCAGCTGCTTGGTGCAGGCTTGAGCGCCATCGTGTGCGTAGGCGAAACCCTGGAGCAGCGCGAAGCCGGTCGGGCCGAGGCCATCGTTGCTACCCAGGTGCGCGAGGGTTTGGGCAAAGTGACGCCAGAACAATGGGGACAGGTTGTGGTTGCTTATGAGCCGGTTTGGGCCATAGGCACAGGTAAGACTGCCACCAGCGAAGACGCCCAGGCCATGCATAAGGCCATTCGTGGTGTACTGGAAAATATGGGTGCTCCGGCCGAATCCATTTCTTTGCTTTACGGCGGCAGCGTAAAAGCGGATAATGCATCCGCACTTTTCGCTGAGCCGGATATAGACGGCGGATTGATCGGCGGTGCATCTTTGAGTGCAATAGATTTTGTCAGTATCTGCCAGGCACTGCCGGCAGATACCCATCGTTAA
- the ftsH gene encoding ATP-dependent zinc metalloprotease FtsH — MNNMAKNLVLWLVIAAVLLMVFQNFTPTTSGQQVNYSQFVEMVQQGRVNQVTIDGLQIEGTRPDGSQFQTVRPQVADNKLMDDLLANSVEVIGKEPERQSLWTQLLVAAFPILIIIALFVFFMRQMQGGAGGKGGPMSFGKSKARLMSEDQIKNTFADVAGVDEAKEDVKELVDFLSDPSRYQRLGGRIPRGVLMIGPPGTGKTLLAKAIAGEAKVPFFSISGSDFVEMFVGVGASRVRDMFEQAKKQSPCIIFIDEIDAVGRHRGAGMGGGNDEREQTLNQLLVEMDGFEGNEGVIVIAATNRPDVLDPALLRPGRFDRQVMVSLPDILGREQILKVHMKKVPLDDDINPAVIARGTPGFSGADLANLVNEAALFAARRNQRLVTMRELELAKDKLMMGAERKSMVMNEKEKLNTAYHESGHAIVGRLMPEHDPVYKVSIIPRGRALGVTMFLPEEDRYSHSKRFLHGQISSLFGGRIAEELTLGADGVTTGASNDIERATSLARNMVTRWGLSEKLGPLQYGSENGEPFLGRTAGQQQTVYSPETAQRIDEEVRNIIDTCYETARNVLVEHRDKLDLMAEALMKYETIDRLQIDDIMEGRDARAPKGWDDRGGSSGGEATSIDKEDTSTGSKVNGKAGDDSQGGVGRPAGEH, encoded by the coding sequence TTGAACAATATGGCAAAAAATCTGGTTTTATGGCTGGTAATAGCCGCAGTGCTACTGATGGTGTTTCAAAATTTCACTCCTACCACCAGTGGCCAACAAGTCAACTACTCCCAGTTTGTGGAGATGGTTCAACAGGGCCGGGTAAACCAGGTCACTATTGACGGTCTGCAGATTGAGGGTACACGCCCCGACGGTTCACAGTTCCAGACGGTCCGCCCGCAAGTGGCTGACAACAAGCTGATGGACGACCTGCTGGCCAACAGCGTTGAGGTGATCGGTAAAGAACCCGAGCGCCAGAGCCTGTGGACCCAATTGCTGGTCGCCGCATTCCCGATTCTGATTATTATTGCGCTTTTTGTATTCTTTATGCGGCAGATGCAAGGTGGTGCCGGCGGCAAGGGCGGCCCGATGTCGTTCGGTAAGAGCAAAGCCCGACTGATGAGCGAAGACCAGATTAAAAACACCTTCGCAGATGTGGCAGGTGTAGACGAAGCCAAAGAAGACGTAAAAGAACTGGTGGATTTCCTGAGTGATCCTAGTCGATACCAACGCTTGGGCGGCCGTATTCCCCGCGGCGTTCTGATGATCGGTCCTCCGGGCACGGGTAAAACCTTGCTGGCAAAAGCCATCGCCGGTGAGGCCAAGGTGCCATTCTTCTCGATCTCCGGCTCAGATTTTGTCGAAATGTTTGTCGGCGTGGGTGCGTCCCGTGTACGCGACATGTTCGAACAGGCCAAGAAGCAAAGCCCGTGCATCATTTTCATTGACGAAATTGATGCGGTCGGTCGTCACCGTGGCGCTGGCATGGGCGGCGGAAACGACGAGCGCGAGCAAACCTTGAACCAGTTACTGGTGGAAATGGACGGGTTTGAGGGTAACGAAGGCGTTATCGTGATTGCCGCTACCAACCGCCCGGACGTGCTAGACCCTGCGTTGCTGCGCCCCGGCCGTTTTGACCGTCAGGTGATGGTGAGCTTGCCAGACATTCTGGGTCGCGAGCAGATCCTGAAAGTGCACATGAAGAAAGTGCCTCTGGATGATGACATCAATCCTGCCGTTATCGCCCGTGGAACGCCTGGCTTCTCCGGTGCCGACCTGGCTAACCTGGTGAACGAGGCAGCGCTCTTCGCAGCCCGTCGCAACCAGCGATTGGTGACTATGCGGGAGCTGGAACTGGCAAAAGACAAGCTTATGATGGGCGCGGAACGCAAGTCCATGGTGATGAACGAAAAAGAGAAACTTAACACCGCGTATCATGAATCTGGCCACGCCATTGTTGGGCGCCTGATGCCAGAGCACGATCCCGTGTACAAAGTGAGTATCATCCCTCGCGGCCGTGCTTTGGGTGTGACTATGTTCTTGCCGGAAGAAGACAGGTACAGCCATTCCAAACGCTTCCTTCATGGCCAGATCAGCAGCCTGTTTGGTGGCCGTATCGCCGAAGAGCTGACCTTGGGTGCAGACGGTGTCACCACCGGTGCTTCCAATGACATAGAGCGGGCGACCAGTCTGGCTCGCAACATGGTGACCCGTTGGGGTCTGTCGGAAAAACTGGGTCCGCTGCAGTACGGTAGTGAAAATGGCGAACCGTTCCTGGGCCGTACCGCTGGGCAACAACAAACCGTGTACTCGCCGGAAACCGCGCAGCGTATTGATGAAGAAGTGCGTAACATCATTGATACCTGTTACGAGACCGCCCGCAACGTATTGGTCGAGCATCGCGATAAGCTGGATTTGATGGCCGAAGCTCTGATGAAGTACGAGACTATCGATCGACTCCAGATCGACGATATTATGGAAGGCCGTGATGCCCGTGCGCCAAAAGGCTGGGACGATCGGGGTGGCTCTTCGGGCGGCGAGGCTACTTCAATAGATAAGGAAGATACTTCGACTGGAAGCAAAGTGAATGGCAAAGCCGGTGACGATTCTCAGGGTGGCGTTGGCCGCCCGGCTGGAGAGCACTGA
- the glmM gene encoding phosphoglucosamine mutase, translated as MSGRQYFGTDGIRGHVGEGPITPEFMLRLGWAAGQAFKREGQRNSVMIGKDTRLSGYMFESALESGLAAAGVDVKLLGPMPTPAIAYLTRTFRASAGIVISASHNPHHDNGIKFFSADGTKLDDALEAEIEYWLEQPLTVCDSAELGKASRIDDAPGRYIEFCKSTVPNEFTLEGINIVLDCAHGATYHVAPKVFRELGANVSVIGAAPDGLNINLNVGSTHLAGLSQAVLDRKADLGIAFDGDGDRVLMVDRDGSEVDGDELLYVIASQRHAEGRLKGGVVGTLMTNLGVELALKELGIEFERAKVGDRYVMERLLARGWVLGGEGSGHMVIRDCTSTGDGIVSALQVMLAIWKSGKTLAEIRRGMSKLPQTMINVRLTKRFNPLEREDIMAALSRAEVELGSDGRVLLRASGTEPLIRVMTEGQDAEVIERIARQLAKVVEGSVA; from the coding sequence ATGTCAGGCAGGCAGTATTTTGGTACCGATGGAATTCGCGGCCACGTCGGTGAGGGCCCTATTACTCCTGAGTTCATGCTGCGCTTGGGATGGGCTGCCGGCCAGGCGTTTAAACGCGAAGGCCAGCGTAACAGCGTAATGATCGGCAAAGACACCCGGCTGTCAGGCTACATGTTTGAATCTGCGCTGGAGTCCGGCCTGGCCGCTGCCGGGGTAGACGTTAAGCTGCTGGGCCCCATGCCAACACCGGCTATCGCTTACCTTACGCGCACATTCCGCGCGTCGGCCGGTATTGTGATCAGCGCGTCTCACAATCCCCATCACGACAACGGCATCAAGTTCTTTTCGGCCGACGGCACCAAGCTGGATGACGCTCTGGAAGCCGAAATAGAGTACTGGCTGGAACAACCGCTGACCGTGTGTGATTCGGCAGAGTTGGGCAAGGCGTCACGCATTGATGATGCCCCCGGCCGCTACATAGAGTTTTGCAAAAGCACGGTGCCCAACGAATTCACCCTGGAAGGCATAAACATTGTTTTGGATTGCGCTCACGGAGCCACCTACCACGTTGCGCCAAAGGTGTTTCGCGAGTTGGGTGCCAACGTATCGGTGATTGGTGCAGCACCCGATGGTCTAAACATTAACCTCAATGTAGGTTCCACCCACCTTGCAGGCTTGAGCCAAGCGGTTCTGGACAGAAAAGCCGATCTGGGCATTGCCTTTGATGGCGACGGTGACCGCGTTCTGATGGTAGACCGTGACGGTTCCGAAGTGGACGGCGATGAACTGCTGTATGTGATTGCCTCACAGCGCCATGCTGAAGGCCGCCTGAAAGGCGGTGTGGTGGGCACCCTGATGACCAATCTTGGCGTTGAGCTGGCCCTGAAAGAGCTGGGCATTGAGTTTGAGCGTGCCAAGGTGGGTGACCGCTACGTAATGGAGCGCCTGTTGGCGAGAGGCTGGGTGCTGGGTGGCGAAGGTTCCGGCCACATGGTTATCCGCGACTGCACCAGCACCGGCGACGGCATTGTGTCGGCGTTGCAGGTGATGCTGGCGATCTGGAAATCCGGTAAAACCCTTGCTGAAATTCGCCGTGGTATGAGCAAACTGCCGCAGACCATGATTAACGTGCGATTGACCAAACGCTTCAACCCGCTTGAGCGCGAAGATATTATGGCCGCCTTAAGCCGAGCCGAGGTCGAGCTCGGCAGCGACGGCCGGGTGTTGTTGCGGGCATCTGGCACAGAGCCGCTGATTCGAGTGATGACAGAAGGCCAGGACGCCGAGGTGATTGAGCGCATTGCCCGGCAGCTAGCGAAAGTGGTTGAAGGCTCGGTTGCCTGA
- the greA gene encoding transcription elongation factor GreA yields MSARVPMTTLGEARLRAELQKLKSEDRPRVIASIATAREHGDLKENAEYHAARDQQSFIEGRIQEIEGKLGGAQVIDVTTIENTGKVIFGTTVHLLNTDTDKQVKYQIVGEDEADIKDGKISVSSPIARALVGRRAGDVVAIRVPSGTVEYEIEKVEYI; encoded by the coding sequence ATGTCGGCAAGAGTACCAATGACCACGTTGGGCGAAGCACGCCTGCGTGCCGAGCTGCAGAAGCTGAAATCGGAAGATCGTCCGCGCGTCATCGCGTCCATCGCTACCGCACGTGAGCACGGCGATCTGAAGGAAAACGCGGAATACCACGCCGCCCGTGATCAGCAAAGTTTTATTGAAGGCCGGATTCAGGAAATTGAAGGTAAGCTCGGTGGCGCTCAGGTGATTGATGTCACCACCATCGAAAACACCGGTAAAGTGATTTTCGGTACCACCGTTCATCTGTTGAATACGGATACCGATAAACAGGTTAAATACCAGATTGTGGGTGAAGACGAAGCGGATATTAAAGACGGAAAAATTTCGGTGTCGTCACCGATTGCTCGCGCCTTGGTTGGTCGTAGAGCGGGTGACGTAGTGGCTATTCGCGTGCCGTCTGGCACCGTGGAATATGAAATTGAAAAGGTTGAGTACATCTGA
- the yhbY gene encoding ribosome assembly RNA-binding protein YhbY, translated as MSLSPEQRREYRAIAHNLKPVIIVGDKGLTENLQEELERALNDHELIKIKIASQDREARQQAVTELCAGAKAEVVQTIGKIAVILRRAEKPNPKLSNLIRLKH; from the coding sequence ATGAGCCTTTCACCAGAACAGCGCCGGGAATACCGGGCGATCGCCCACAATCTGAAACCGGTCATTATTGTAGGTGACAAGGGCCTGACCGAAAACCTTCAGGAAGAACTGGAGCGGGCATTGAACGACCACGAGCTGATCAAAATAAAAATCGCTAGCCAGGATCGCGAAGCACGCCAACAGGCAGTGACCGAACTGTGCGCCGGTGCCAAGGCTGAAGTTGTTCAGACCATTGGTAAAATTGCAGTGATTTTGCGCCGCGCCGAGAAACCCAATCCGAAACTGTCTAACTTGATACGCCTTAAGCACTGA
- the folP gene encoding dihydropteroate synthase, with translation MMMNFAGRTLDMTQCHVMGVLNVTPDSFSDGGRFDRPQQALAHARQMVEDGASFIDVGGESTRPGAKPVSLQQELDRVCPVVEAIAGELDVVISVDTSAPQVMTQAAALGAGLINDVRALTREGALQAAANTGLPVSLMHSQGEPDTMQNNPQYQDVCAQVSLFLAQRILAAQGVGIDSSRIMLDLGFGFGKSLEHNLQLLARAEQFTVLGYPLLLGLSRKSMLGAITGRNVEERLPASLATATICAMKGASVVRVHDVRETVDVVKIAAAIKGAM, from the coding sequence ATGATGATGAATTTTGCCGGGCGCACGCTGGACATGACTCAGTGCCACGTAATGGGCGTGCTGAATGTAACGCCTGATTCGTTTTCCGACGGTGGTCGGTTTGATCGCCCACAGCAGGCTCTGGCCCATGCCCGCCAAATGGTGGAAGACGGCGCCAGTTTTATTGATGTGGGCGGCGAATCGACCCGCCCTGGTGCCAAGCCTGTCAGCCTGCAACAAGAGCTGGACCGGGTATGCCCGGTGGTAGAGGCCATCGCCGGCGAGCTGGATGTGGTGATTTCGGTAGATACCAGCGCGCCGCAGGTGATGACGCAAGCTGCGGCCCTGGGTGCCGGGCTGATTAATGATGTGCGTGCGTTGACCCGTGAGGGCGCCTTGCAGGCTGCCGCAAACACTGGTTTGCCGGTGAGCCTGATGCACAGTCAGGGCGAGCCGGATACAATGCAGAACAATCCGCAGTATCAGGATGTGTGCGCACAGGTCAGTTTGTTTCTGGCACAGCGAATACTCGCGGCACAGGGTGTCGGCATTGATTCTTCAAGAATTATGCTGGATCTGGGCTTCGGTTTTGGCAAAAGCCTGGAGCACAATTTGCAGCTGCTGGCGCGGGCAGAGCAATTTACTGTATTGGGGTACCCTCTGTTGCTGGGGCTATCGCGCAAATCTATGTTGGGTGCTATTACCGGTCGCAATGTGGAAGAAAGGTTGCCGGCAAGCCTTGCTACCGCGACAATATGTGCCATGAAAGGCGCGAGTGTTGTGCGTGTGCATGATGTTCGGGAAACAGTAGATGTCGTTAAAATAGCGGCGGCGATCAAAGGAGCGATGTGA